A window of Thermodesulfovibrio thiophilus DSM 17215 genomic DNA:
GATTTTGTCTAAGATTCGTTTTGAAGCAAGCTTGTCAAGACTGGATAGATATCATCTACTGCTTCGTTAAGAAAACGGACATTATACACCAAAATTATTCCAAACCCGGTTCCTTAAGCACGTCATCGAGAGGCTTGCCCCTTTCGCCTGAGAGAACTTTCATTCTCTGTTTTTTAAGCCTTTCAACAAACTCATCACTTAAAGGTAATCCTTCGTCTGGGTCACCTATCAACTCGAATATCTTCTGTTCAACAATGTAATCTATCAGCGCCTTAAGCTCCTCTTTTGTCATTTGAATTATTGTTGAGTTCATACTTAAATTTTAATATTTGGTGGCCAAAAAATCAAATTCACGAACTTCCTCAAAAATAATCTCTCTGAAAAGTAATTGTTTCCTCAGAATTAAAAAAAGGGGCAACCATTCATTTAACCTAATTAATGGTAAATTTAATAAATGGAGGTTATTGAAAATTTCATGAAAATTTTCAAATATGGAATGAAACAGAGCATGAGTGGAAGAGGGAATTGTTATGATAATGCTGTTTGTGAAAGTTTTTTTAAAACATTAAAAACAGAACTTATTTATCTAAAGAAAGGTGGTTATAAATCTAAAGAAGAGGCCAGAAGGGAGATTTTTGAATATATAGAATGTTTTTACAACTCTAAGAGATTACATTCTGCTCTTGGATATAATAGCCCAAGAGAATATTTAGAAAAATATTATAGAGGTTATTACAAATGTGCTTAACTTTGTGTGGAAAAAATTGTTGCAATTCCAGATTTTTGGAGATTTTGTAACCCTTTGATTTTATTATCGGGGCGAGTGGATTTGAACCACCGGCCCCCTGCTCCCAAGGCAGGTGCGCTATCCAGGCTGCGCTACGCCCCGATGTTTTTAAATTTAATAGAAAATATTGAAAAATGTCAAATTGTTAAGCCTATTTAAAATTTAGTATTATATATTAAATACTTCGCCGGAGGTGTCTTATGTTAGAAAATATTAAATGGCTGGGGCATGATACTTTTAGGATTATCGGTGAAAAAGTTATTTATACTGATCCATTTCAGATTAAAAAATCTGAGAGGGCTGATATTATTCTTATTACGCATGAACACTATGACCATTTCAGTCCTGAGGATATTAAAAAACTTTTAGGACCTGATACAGTAATTGTTATTCCAGTTGATTGTGCCGGAAAAATTAAAGCAAAAGAAGTTATTGTTAAACCAGGAGACAAAATTATCGTAGATGGAATAGAAATAGAAGTTGTTCCCGCCTACAATATAAATAAAAATTTTCATCCAAAGGATAAAGGATGGGTTGGATACATTTTTAAAGTCTCCGGTAAAAGAATTTACCTTGCAGGAGATACTGACTATATTCCAGAAATGAAAAATTTCAGAAACATTGATATTGCTTTGCTTCCTGTTTCTGGTACCTATGTAATGACAGCGGAAGAAGCAGTGAAAGCTGCGCTTGATATTAAACCAAAGATAGCAATTCCAATGCATTATGGAAGTATTGTTGGTTCCGAAAAAGATGCTCAATTTTTTGTTGAAAAACTTAAAGATAAAATAGAAGCAAGAATACTTAATCCAGAGAGGTAAATAATGGAATTTACAGTAGAAGACTTAAAAAAAGCTATTTCTTCAAAAACATTAGAAATTGGGAAAGAAATAGTAATTTATGATGAAGTTGAATCAACTAACAGTATGGCTAATGAACTTTTAAAACAGGGATATCCATCAGGAACAGTTGTGATAGCGGATAGACAGATAAAGGGCAAAGGCAGGCTTGGCAGAAAATGGATTTCACCTTATGGAAAAAATCTTTATATGAGCATTGCGCTTAAACCAACTATTCCACCTAAATATGCTACGTTACTCACTTTAACCTCTGCTGTTGCCTGCACAACAGCCTTAAGAAGATATACTGATATACCTGTAATGATTAAATGGCCCAATGATATGCTGGTTGATGATAAAAAAGTTGGCGGGATTCTCACAGAAATGAAGATTGAGGGTGAAAAAATAAAGTCCGCAGTTGTTGGCATTGGTATTAATGTAAACATGACAGAAGAAGATATCCCTGAAGAGATTAAGGAAATAGCATCTTCTCTTAAAATATGTAAGGGAGAAGAATTTTTAAGGGTTTTACTTGCAGCAGAAATTATTAAAGAATTTGATAAATGGTATCAGCTTCTTGAAAAAAGACAGAGGAAAACAATTATTGATCGCTGGATACAATTAAGTTGCACTATTGGAAGACAGGTCAAGATTGTTTTGTCTGATAAGGAGCTTATTGCTGTTGCTGAAGCTATCGATGAGGAAGGTAGGTTGATTGTAAAATTGAGCGATGGAACATATGAAAAAATAAGTGCTGGTGATGTTACTCTACTCAGAACAAAATAATGCTTTTTGCTGTTGAAATAGGAAATTCCACTATAAATATTGCTTTTTTTAGAAATTCGTATAATTCTGAGTTTGAAATATTTTCCTTTGATACTCAAGAATTTTCCTTATTCAGCAATGCCAATCAAACTGATATTATAACTAAAACTGTAATCGAACCATTGAATAGAACTGGAAAGTTTGACAAAAAATTACATGATAATATTGATTGCATAATATGTTCTGTTGTTCCTGGACTTACAGAGAAAATTTTTATATTTTTTAAAACTCTCTGTAAAAACACTATTGTTATGGATTACAAAATCTACACAGGATTAATACTAAAACTGGATAAACCAGAAACTTTCGGTGTTGATAGACTTGCCTCATCAGTAGCTGCATATGAATTATTTAAAGAAAATTTAGCTGTTGTAGATGCTGGCACTGCAACCACGATTACTATTGTTACTAAAAATGGAGAGATTCTTGGGGGGTCAATAATGCCAGGAATCGGCACAATGAATTATGCCCTTACAGAAAAAACCGCAAGTTTACCTACTGTAGATA
This region includes:
- a CDS encoding biotin--[acetyl-CoA-carboxylase] ligase encodes the protein MEFTVEDLKKAISSKTLEIGKEIVIYDEVESTNSMANELLKQGYPSGTVVIADRQIKGKGRLGRKWISPYGKNLYMSIALKPTIPPKYATLLTLTSAVACTTALRRYTDIPVMIKWPNDMLVDDKKVGGILTEMKIEGEKIKSAVVGIGINVNMTEEDIPEEIKEIASSLKICKGEEFLRVLLAAEIIKEFDKWYQLLEKRQRKTIIDRWIQLSCTIGRQVKIVLSDKELIAVAEAIDEEGRLIVKLSDGTYEKISAGDVTLLRTK
- a CDS encoding MBL fold metallo-hydrolase; translated protein: MLENIKWLGHDTFRIIGEKVIYTDPFQIKKSERADIILITHEHYDHFSPEDIKKLLGPDTVIVIPVDCAGKIKAKEVIVKPGDKIIVDGIEIEVVPAYNINKNFHPKDKGWVGYIFKVSGKRIYLAGDTDYIPEMKNFRNIDIALLPVSGTYVMTAEEAVKAALDIKPKIAIPMHYGSIVGSEKDAQFFVEKLKDKIEARILNPER
- a CDS encoding type III pantothenate kinase codes for the protein MLFAVEIGNSTINIAFFRNSYNSEFEIFSFDTQEFSLFSNANQTDIITKTVIEPLNRTGKFDKKLHDNIDCIICSVVPGLTEKIFIFFKTLCKNTIVMDYKIYTGLILKLDKPETFGVDRLASSVAAYELFKENLAVVDAGTATTITIVTKNGEILGGSIMPGIGTMNYALTEKTASLPTVDIKKNFDIPGKDTHSAILNGIVLGTVYAVEGIIKAVEKEINLTLLTILTGGYSELISKHMQRKHLLNKYLVIEGMRLIYLKNINFRRTL